The following nucleotide sequence is from Vicinamibacteria bacterium.
TACAGGAGACGAATCATGCTGGTAGACATGCTCTCGATGTTGTTACTCTTCACGGTTTTGCAGTCCTCGGATGACAAGGCGGAGCTAGTCCGACTCGAGGAGGTTTGGAACACTGCCCACCTCGAGCGTGACGCATCAACTCTCGAGCGTCTCTGGGCGGACGAGTTCACGGTGACGGTTCCACGAATGCCCGTGATGCCGCGCGCGGAAGCCGTTGGCGTTGCGCGGTCGAATAGGATCAAGTTCTCGAAGTACGAGACCTCGGAGGTGGCTGTGCAAATCTTCGGCAATGCGGCTGTTGTTCGAGGGCGAATGAGGCGCACCCGGAGTCGCGGCGACCAGTTGGTCGAAGATGACTGGCGGTTCACGAAAGTTTATGTGAAACGGGAAGGCAGTTGGAAGGTTGTGGCATTCCATGCGTCAGACAGCCCCTCTGACCAATAACGCCATCCG
It contains:
- a CDS encoding nuclear transport factor 2 family protein; protein product: MLVDMLSMLLLFTVLQSSDDKAELVRLEEVWNTAHLERDASTLERLWADEFTVTVPRMPVMPRAEAVGVARSNRIKFSKYETSEVAVQIFGNAAVVRGRMRRTRSRGDQLVEDDWRFTKVYVKREGSWKVVAFHASDSPSDQ